A region from the Salifodinibacter halophilus genome encodes:
- a CDS encoding CvpA family protein yields the protein MNWVDAAIILIVALSAGVGFFRGFGREVFGLAIWILAFYLAFNYATELSVFLASWIDTRTPRLVAAFGVIFVAVVVLGAIVNVALGRLIDKSGLGGTDRILGVGFGFIRGVALLVFLVLLAGMTSIPQDGWWQRSLLMTHLESGALKARPYLPPDLADSVSYPERAAKPSSPRQT from the coding sequence GTGAACTGGGTTGATGCCGCCATTATCCTGATTGTCGCTCTGTCTGCCGGGGTCGGCTTTTTCCGCGGTTTTGGACGTGAGGTATTTGGGCTGGCGATCTGGATCCTGGCTTTCTATCTGGCGTTTAACTACGCGACCGAATTATCGGTATTTCTAGCCAGTTGGATCGACACACGTACGCCACGCCTCGTGGCCGCTTTCGGTGTGATCTTCGTGGCTGTCGTCGTACTCGGTGCCATAGTCAATGTTGCGCTCGGACGACTCATCGACAAGAGCGGGCTGGGGGGAACCGACCGAATCCTCGGCGTTGGCTTTGGTTTTATCCGTGGCGTCGCGCTGCTCGTGTTCCTCGTTTTGCTTGCAGGTATGACATCAATACCGCAGGACGGATGGTGGCAGCGTTCGTTACTCATGACGCATTTGGAATCCGGCGCGCTGAAAGCGCGGCCCTATCTACCGCCCGATCTTGCCGACTCGGTCAGTTATCCTGAGCGTGCGGCGAAGCCTTCTTCACCCCGACAAACCTAG
- a CDS encoding tryptophan synthase subunit alpha has protein sequence MNRLDTTFAALRDTGQAALTPFITAGDPSPDATPALMHTLVAAGADVIELGVPFSDPMADGPAIQSACERALAAGTTLADVLEIVAKFRRDDDSTPVILMGYFNPIDAMGLAAFTERATAAGVDGVLVVDMTAEEAPDTLPLIADAGLAPICLVAPTTSDERIQRICNHAGGFVYYVSTKGVTGGEGIDTARLADEITRIRPYTSLPVAVGFGVREPADAAAVANVADAVVIGSSLVRQVATYNGSLDDTRNRLHETLAAMRQAMNSAMNSIPKTSKTTRENA, from the coding sequence GTGAACAGACTCGATACGACATTCGCCGCGCTACGCGACACAGGCCAGGCTGCACTGACGCCGTTTATTACCGCGGGCGACCCATCGCCAGACGCAACGCCCGCCCTCATGCACACCTTGGTTGCCGCCGGCGCCGACGTTATCGAATTGGGCGTGCCATTTTCCGATCCGATGGCCGACGGACCTGCAATCCAATCGGCTTGTGAGCGTGCGCTGGCCGCCGGCACAACACTAGCCGATGTGCTCGAAATCGTGGCCAAATTTCGCCGCGATGACGACAGCACGCCGGTTATATTGATGGGCTATTTCAATCCGATCGATGCCATGGGCCTGGCTGCGTTTACCGAACGTGCCACCGCTGCTGGCGTCGACGGCGTACTGGTTGTCGACATGACGGCCGAAGAAGCACCGGACACGCTCCCCCTTATCGCTGACGCCGGGCTGGCTCCGATATGCCTGGTTGCGCCGACGACCAGTGACGAGCGGATACAGCGCATCTGTAACCACGCCGGTGGCTTCGTTTACTATGTCTCGACGAAAGGCGTAACCGGCGGCGAGGGTATCGACACCGCCCGACTCGCCGATGAAATCACACGCATTCGGCCTTATACGTCGCTACCGGTTGCCGTGGGCTTCGGTGTACGCGAACCGGCCGATGCGGCAGCGGTGGCCAACGTGGCTGACGCTGTGGTCATCGGCAGCTCACTGGTCCGTCAAGTCGCAACATACAACGGTTCGCTCGATGACACACGCAACCGGCTACACGAGACACTGGCTGCTATGAGACAAGCCATGAATAGTGCTATGAATAGCATCCCGAAAACATCTAAAACAACGCGCGAGAACGCCTGA
- the folC gene encoding bifunctional tetrahydrofolate synthase/dihydrofolate synthase, translated as MTSTAERDLGTWLDWQLSVHPNAIDLGLARVGEVGRRLDVIKPAPTTVLVAGTNGKGSSAAWVRALWPTGQRVGVFSSPHLWRYNERVTVDGVTVGDDMICRAFEAIESVRGDTRLTYFEYSALCAMWCFKQASVDLAVLEVGLGGRLDATNIVDADAALITSIGLDHMAWLGTDREQIGAEKAGVMRPERPVVIADRDPPAVLAQHAETAGSVPAQIGREFDLAAEDTGWQLRLPHETYRLPTLSLGVVPENFAGAAALVASLNKPLAAEQVMQALQKPPHLPGRCQIVDGTVRLVYDVGHNTEAVAVLVDQLMAFPVHGRTRVVLGMLEDKPVDEVIERLRTVADMFYPAGLDQRSPRGLAGNTLAKRIGKTEAFWATAPDAFDAAWDDSNAGDRIVVCGSFHTVSGVLADNIAVECTT; from the coding sequence GTGACATCCACCGCCGAACGTGACTTGGGCACCTGGCTCGACTGGCAGCTAAGCGTCCATCCCAACGCTATCGATCTCGGGCTGGCGCGCGTTGGTGAGGTAGGGCGCCGCCTCGACGTTATAAAACCAGCGCCCACAACCGTGCTGGTCGCCGGCACCAACGGCAAAGGGAGTTCCGCGGCCTGGGTGCGTGCGCTATGGCCGACCGGCCAACGCGTCGGTGTGTTTAGTTCGCCGCATCTGTGGCGCTATAACGAACGCGTAACCGTCGACGGCGTCACGGTGGGCGACGACATGATCTGCCGCGCGTTCGAGGCAATCGAGTCCGTGCGTGGCGACACCCGTTTGACTTATTTTGAATACAGCGCGCTTTGCGCAATGTGGTGCTTCAAGCAAGCCAGCGTCGACCTGGCCGTGCTGGAAGTCGGGCTCGGCGGGCGACTGGATGCGACCAACATCGTCGACGCCGACGCAGCGCTCATCACTTCGATCGGGCTGGATCACATGGCATGGCTCGGCACCGATCGTGAGCAGATTGGCGCTGAAAAAGCCGGTGTGATGCGCCCTGAGCGCCCAGTCGTGATCGCAGACCGTGACCCACCCGCTGTGCTGGCTCAGCACGCCGAAACGGCCGGTTCCGTGCCTGCCCAGATCGGCCGTGAATTTGATCTTGCCGCCGAAGACACAGGCTGGCAACTCCGCCTGCCACACGAAACATACCGGCTACCAACTTTATCGCTGGGTGTTGTACCGGAAAACTTTGCGGGCGCGGCCGCGCTAGTGGCGTCGCTTAATAAGCCACTGGCTGCCGAGCAAGTGATGCAGGCATTGCAAAAACCGCCGCATCTGCCTGGACGCTGCCAGATAGTCGACGGAACTGTGCGCCTGGTCTACGATGTCGGCCACAACACTGAAGCCGTAGCGGTATTGGTCGATCAATTGATGGCATTTCCGGTCCATGGTCGGACCCGCGTCGTGCTCGGCATGCTTGAAGACAAGCCGGTGGACGAGGTTATCGAGCGTCTGCGCACGGTTGCCGACATGTTCTATCCAGCCGGTCTCGACCAGCGCTCGCCGCGTGGTCTTGCGGGCAACACATTGGCCAAGCGCATTGGTAAAACCGAAGCCTTTTGGGCAACGGCGCCTGATGCATTCGATGCAGCCTGGGACGATTCGAACGCCGGCGACCGTATCGTAGTCTGTGGCTCGTTCCACACCGTTAGCGGTGTGCTAGCCGACAATATAGCGGTTGAATGCACAACATGA
- a CDS encoding phosphoribosylanthranilate isomerase — translation MTQRYGRSIRRVRTKICGVRTVEDALAAVEAGADAVGLVFYAGSSRAIDVETANQISRALPPFVSRVALFLDADANDVADVVDSVRPNVLQFHGRESPGYCRQFGLDYVKTVPMGDADVDVGDWAESFDDADALLLDANTAGATGGAGTCFDWDFVDGLPDTPLIVAGGLGPDNVAESIRTFDPYAVDVSSGVEDADGNKSPSRMRAFVDAVLATHPTIRQA, via the coding sequence ATGACGCAACGTTACGGTCGCTCTATCCGCCGGGTTCGCACCAAGATATGCGGCGTGCGCACTGTTGAGGACGCACTAGCTGCGGTCGAAGCGGGCGCCGACGCCGTCGGGCTGGTGTTCTATGCTGGCAGCTCGCGCGCAATTGACGTTGAAACCGCAAACCAGATCAGTCGGGCGCTGCCACCGTTTGTGAGCCGTGTTGCCTTGTTTCTGGACGCTGATGCGAACGACGTAGCCGACGTTGTGGATAGCGTGCGGCCAAACGTCCTGCAATTTCACGGTCGCGAGAGCCCAGGCTATTGCCGGCAATTCGGCCTTGACTACGTCAAAACCGTGCCTATGGGCGATGCTGACGTCGATGTCGGTGATTGGGCGGAAAGCTTTGATGATGCCGACGCATTGTTATTGGACGCCAATACCGCCGGTGCAACTGGTGGTGCTGGCACGTGTTTCGATTGGGACTTCGTCGACGGGTTGCCGGATACACCGTTGATCGTCGCGGGCGGACTCGGCCCCGACAATGTCGCCGAATCCATCCGAACGTTTGACCCGTACGCCGTCGATGTCAGCAGCGGTGTGGAAGACGCCGATGGCAATAAATCGCCGTCGCGCATGCGTGCCTTCGTCGACGCTGTACTGGCGACACATCCAACCATCCGGCAGGCATAG
- a CDS encoding acetyl-CoA carboxylase carboxyltransferase subunit beta, protein MSWLRKLVPSQMRGDPAKASVPEGLWAKCDECGAMLYTAEIERSLGVCPKCDAHQRLPARRRLSLFLDNDTGQPIASDLEAKDPLKFRDSKKYRDRISQAQKKSGEREAILMMSGKLKGMPVVAGALDFDFMGGSMGSVVGEALVRGVDAAAENNMPLIMFSASGGARMQEGLFSLLQMGKTSTALSRLTDRQLPFISVLTNPTMGGVAASYAMLGDVNVAEPKALVGFAGPRVIEQTVQQTLPEGFQSSEFLLEHGAIDMIVERREMRNRLHTIVSTLTQAPTSDESPAA, encoded by the coding sequence ATGAGCTGGCTAAGAAAACTAGTGCCGTCACAAATGCGTGGCGACCCTGCAAAGGCAAGTGTTCCGGAGGGACTCTGGGCCAAATGTGACGAATGCGGGGCAATGCTTTATACCGCTGAGATCGAGCGTTCGCTTGGCGTATGCCCGAAATGCGACGCCCATCAGCGACTCCCGGCACGGCGGCGGCTGTCGCTTTTTCTGGATAATGACACCGGGCAGCCGATTGCCAGCGATCTCGAAGCGAAGGACCCACTCAAGTTTCGCGATTCCAAGAAATACCGCGATCGCATAAGCCAAGCCCAGAAAAAATCCGGTGAACGCGAAGCAATCCTGATGATGAGCGGCAAACTCAAAGGGATGCCCGTGGTCGCTGGCGCGCTCGATTTCGATTTCATGGGCGGCTCGATGGGCAGTGTCGTAGGCGAAGCATTGGTGCGCGGGGTCGATGCCGCAGCCGAAAACAACATGCCACTAATCATGTTTTCCGCCAGCGGCGGCGCACGCATGCAGGAAGGGCTGTTCTCGCTTTTGCAGATGGGCAAGACCAGTACAGCGCTGAGCCGGCTGACCGATCGGCAGTTGCCATTTATCTCAGTGCTAACCAATCCGACCATGGGCGGTGTAGCGGCGAGCTACGCCATGCTGGGTGACGTCAATGTGGCCGAGCCGAAAGCATTGGTTGGTTTTGCCGGGCCGCGGGTGATTGAACAAACCGTGCAACAGACGTTGCCCGAAGGCTTCCAGAGCAGCGAATTTTTACTCGAACATGGGGCGATCGACATGATCGTGGAGCGGCGAGAAATGCGTAACCGGCTGCACACGATCGTCTCGACATTGACCCAAGCGCCAACCAGCGACGAGTCGCCTGCGGCGTGA
- the trpB gene encoding tryptophan synthase subunit beta produces MATSDSQAGNNPAAATPLESLPDARGHFGPYGGRFVAETLMAPLYELEAAYASAMNDPDFARDLARDLSDFVGRPTPLYHAAALSAEAGGAQIWLKREDLAHTGAHKINNTVGQALLAQRMGKTRIVAETGAGQHGIATASVAARLGLECVIYMGSEDMRRQATNVYRMRLVGAEVRSVNAGSKTLKDAMNEALRDWVTNVDDTFYIIGTVAGPHPYPQMVRDFQSVIGREAREQVANAQFGGLPDALVACVGGGSNALGLFYPFLDDAVACYGVEAGGKGVASGQHAAPLAEGQSGVLHGNRTYVMQDENGQVLGTHSVSAGLDYPGVGPEHAWLKDKGFVHYVSIEDAEALDALHATCRREGILPALETAHAIAYARELAASMRPDQTILVNCSGRGDKDMASVAEAEGTSL; encoded by the coding sequence ATGGCCACATCCGACAGCCAGGCCGGGAATAATCCGGCGGCCGCCACGCCTCTTGAATCGCTGCCCGACGCGCGGGGCCATTTCGGCCCTTACGGCGGTCGCTTTGTCGCCGAGACGCTCATGGCGCCGCTTTACGAACTGGAGGCCGCTTACGCGTCGGCGATGAACGATCCGGATTTCGCGCGTGATCTGGCCCGCGACCTGTCCGACTTCGTCGGTCGTCCGACACCGCTCTATCACGCGGCAGCTTTGTCAGCCGAGGCCGGCGGCGCGCAAATTTGGCTCAAACGTGAGGATCTGGCCCATACCGGCGCCCACAAGATCAATAACACCGTCGGCCAGGCACTGCTTGCCCAACGCATGGGCAAAACACGGATCGTTGCCGAAACCGGCGCGGGTCAGCACGGCATCGCCACGGCCTCGGTCGCGGCACGCCTCGGGCTAGAGTGTGTCATCTACATGGGCAGCGAGGACATGCGCCGGCAGGCGACCAATGTCTACCGGATGCGATTGGTCGGTGCCGAGGTGCGCAGCGTCAACGCCGGCTCGAAAACGTTGAAAGACGCCATGAACGAGGCTCTGCGCGATTGGGTCACCAACGTCGATGACACGTTCTACATTATCGGTACCGTCGCCGGGCCGCACCCGTATCCGCAGATGGTGCGCGATTTTCAGTCCGTTATCGGGCGCGAGGCGCGCGAGCAAGTCGCTAACGCACAATTTGGCGGCTTGCCGGATGCGTTGGTGGCCTGTGTTGGTGGCGGCTCCAACGCGCTCGGACTGTTTTATCCATTTCTCGACGACGCCGTCGCATGTTACGGCGTCGAAGCGGGCGGCAAAGGCGTGGCCAGCGGTCAGCATGCCGCACCGCTAGCCGAAGGCCAGTCGGGTGTGCTGCACGGCAACCGCACCTACGTCATGCAGGATGAAAACGGGCAGGTGCTGGGCACACACTCGGTTTCGGCCGGTCTCGACTATCCGGGCGTTGGTCCTGAGCACGCTTGGCTGAAAGACAAAGGCTTTGTGCACTACGTCAGTATCGAGGACGCTGAGGCGCTGGATGCGCTCCATGCCACTTGTCGGCGCGAAGGCATCCTGCCAGCACTGGAAACTGCACACGCCATCGCCTATGCACGCGAACTCGCTGCCAGTATGCGCCCCGATCAAACCATATTGGTGAACTGCTCGGGCCGCGGCGATAAAGATATGGCCAGCGTAGCCGAAGCTGAGGGCACGTCGCTGTGA
- the truA gene encoding tRNA pseudouridine(38-40) synthase TruA has translation MRWAAAIEYDGGAYHGWQRQPGHPTIQAEVEHAIGRVANAPITVVCSGRTDAGVHAGAQIVHFDSSARRSADAWLLGSNRYLPPDIAPQWFVPVADDFHARYDAYARDYHYALLDRPAPTALWRNRAWHVHHRLDIDAMREAAQVLIGEHDFSAFRASACQAHTPWRNLHHVWMERNGDWLSVCIRANAFLHHMVRNIVGSLVQVGRGRREPAWLGAVLAGKDRRLAGATAPAHGLTLMHVHYPSDSGLPRASVDTLDTGGQHPMAGEC, from the coding sequence ATGCGCTGGGCGGCAGCAATCGAATACGACGGCGGCGCCTATCATGGCTGGCAACGCCAGCCCGGGCACCCGACGATCCAGGCTGAAGTCGAACACGCGATCGGGCGCGTGGCCAACGCACCGATAACCGTCGTGTGCAGTGGACGAACGGACGCCGGCGTGCACGCCGGTGCACAAATCGTTCACTTCGACAGCAGCGCGCGTCGATCCGCCGATGCCTGGCTTTTGGGCAGCAATCGCTACCTACCACCGGATATTGCCCCACAGTGGTTCGTGCCGGTCGCCGACGATTTTCACGCCCGCTACGATGCGTATGCGCGTGATTATCACTACGCATTGCTTGACCGACCGGCGCCGACCGCGCTCTGGCGTAATCGTGCATGGCATGTTCACCACCGACTGGACATTGATGCCATGCGTGAAGCGGCCCAGGTGCTCATTGGCGAACACGACTTCAGCGCGTTTCGGGCTTCTGCCTGCCAGGCGCATACGCCGTGGCGTAATTTGCACCATGTCTGGATGGAGAGAAATGGCGACTGGCTATCAGTTTGTATCCGAGCCAACGCGTTTCTCCACCATATGGTTCGCAACATCGTCGGTAGCTTGGTACAAGTCGGGCGAGGGCGGCGCGAGCCCGCATGGCTTGGTGCGGTTTTGGCCGGCAAAGACCGGCGACTGGCCGGCGCGACCGCGCCGGCACATGGGCTGACGCTGATGCATGTCCATTATCCAAGCGACAGTGGGCTGCCGCGAGCATCAGTCGACACGCTTGATACAGGTGGCCAGCACCCTATGGCTGGCGAATGCTAG
- the purF gene encoding amidophosphoribosyltransferase — protein MCGIIGTVAHNPVNQEIYDALTVVQHRGQDAAGIVTTDGRRMYLRKDNGLVRDVFRTDHMLRLAGNAGIGHVRYPTAGVETSAEAQPFYVNTPYGICLAHNGNLTNAEQLSDELYRTDRRHLNTNSDSEILLNVFAHELMRHVDLELSPSEIFKAIGALHRRCSGGYAATAMIADYGVIGFRDPLGIRPLVYGKRETAAGTDYMIASEPVALDAMGYELIDDIKPGEAAIITFDGQLHVHQCADNPALCPCLFEYVYLARPDSVLDNVYVYKSRLRMGEQLADKIEREWADHDIDVVIPVPSTSRTSALELAGRLGVKYREGFIKNRYIGRTFIMPGQEKRQKSIRQKLNAIDLEFADKNVLLVDDSIVRGNTSRQIVEMAREAGANRVYMASAAPPVRYPNVYGIDMPTAQELVAHGRTEAEVREFIGADRLFYQDIEGLYAAVAAGNNEMNRFEDSVFTGDYVTADISNNYLAQLELFRGESTRASNDADPDNAVLDLHNAE, from the coding sequence ATGTGCGGAATCATCGGAACCGTTGCCCATAACCCCGTCAACCAGGAAATTTACGATGCGCTGACCGTGGTTCAGCATCGCGGGCAGGATGCGGCCGGCATCGTGACCACGGACGGCCGGCGCATGTATCTGCGCAAAGACAACGGCCTGGTGCGTGACGTCTTCCGGACCGACCACATGCTGCGGCTGGCCGGTAACGCAGGTATCGGCCATGTCCGCTATCCAACAGCCGGCGTCGAGACGAGCGCCGAAGCACAACCCTTCTACGTCAATACACCGTACGGCATCTGCCTGGCGCATAACGGCAATCTTACAAATGCCGAGCAACTTTCCGATGAGTTATATCGGACCGACCGGCGACATCTGAATACCAATTCGGATTCCGAAATTCTGTTGAACGTATTTGCGCACGAACTGATGCGCCATGTGGATCTTGAGCTGTCGCCCAGCGAGATCTTCAAAGCAATCGGTGCTTTACACCGGCGCTGCAGCGGTGGCTATGCAGCAACCGCGATGATCGCCGATTACGGGGTGATTGGCTTTCGTGATCCACTGGGCATCCGTCCGCTCGTTTATGGCAAGCGAGAAACTGCGGCCGGCACTGACTACATGATCGCGTCCGAGCCGGTCGCGCTCGACGCCATGGGCTATGAGTTAATCGACGACATCAAACCCGGTGAAGCGGCAATCATCACGTTTGACGGTCAACTCCATGTTCACCAGTGCGCCGATAATCCGGCACTGTGCCCGTGTCTTTTTGAATATGTCTATCTCGCACGGCCCGACTCGGTCTTGGACAACGTCTACGTCTACAAATCGCGCCTTCGAATGGGCGAACAACTCGCCGACAAGATAGAGCGGGAATGGGCGGACCACGATATCGACGTGGTCATTCCCGTACCATCAACCAGCCGTACTTCGGCGCTGGAGCTGGCCGGTCGGCTCGGTGTCAAATACCGCGAAGGTTTCATCAAGAATCGCTACATTGGCCGGACATTCATCATGCCGGGCCAGGAAAAACGTCAGAAATCGATACGCCAGAAGCTAAACGCCATCGATTTGGAATTCGCCGACAAGAATGTGTTGTTAGTCGACGATTCGATCGTTCGGGGCAACACCTCCCGCCAGATCGTCGAGATGGCGCGCGAAGCCGGCGCCAACCGGGTCTATATGGCGTCCGCAGCGCCGCCAGTACGCTACCCGAATGTTTACGGCATCGACATGCCCACGGCTCAGGAACTGGTCGCACACGGGCGGACCGAGGCCGAAGTCCGCGAATTCATTGGTGCCGACCGGCTGTTCTACCAGGACATCGAAGGCCTGTACGCAGCGGTGGCTGCCGGCAACAACGAGATGAATCGTTTCGAAGACTCGGTGTTTACCGGCGACTACGTGACCGCTGATATCAGCAACAACTATCTCGCCCAGCTCGAGCTATTTCGTGGCGAAAGCACACGCGCTAGCAACGACGCCGACCCTGATAACGCTGTGTTGGACCTGCATAACGCCGAATAA